The genomic stretch TTCCTTGTTAGGTAATGCATGCATTAGCTGTGATTCAAGTTGAAATCGGTCCATCAGTTCGGCTTTTAACGAGGCGTCATAGACCTGATAATCACGGTTATGCAATTGACATTCAGAAGCTGAAACGCTGGTATTGTGCATCAATTCTAAGAAATTTGTACCATGTTCCGGATAAAGCGAGATCCCCATGCAGCGTGTGATTTTCACTTTCTGCCCAGCAAAAGAAACTGCTTCGTTAAGCCCTGAAATTAAATTATTAATGATAACCATTAATTCATTACTGAGATCATCGTTACCTTGTTGGTAAACAATGGCAAAATCATCATCGGACAACAAAGCCAAATAAGTATCCACGGGACATAATTGTCTTAATTTATCAGCGATATAGCAGGTTATATGTTGCGAGTACTCTAGCCCTAAATTATTACGGATTTGGGTTAAGTTAGTAATACGTAAATGAACTAACGCCGCGGGTTTATCACTGGCAATAATATTAGCGTTAAACTGCTTTTCTAATTCATGGATATTAGGGAAACCAGTAAGGTCGTGACTGTATTTTTGCTGTTCTATGATTTGTTCTGCGGCCGCGTATTTATCTAACGCTTTAGTTAATTGTAAATTAACTTGTTCAAGCTCTGCGGTTCTTTTTTTAACTTTCTCTTCTAAAACATATTGCTGGTATAAGATCGTAAGACTATTTTCGACCATGTTCTTAAATAAAATTAACAGTTGGCGTTCTGAATCTGTATAACCATTTTCTTTGTTATCAAGCATACAGATAGTGCCAAACGCTTTACCCGTCGGCCAATTAATAGGTAAGCCACAATAAGAAATCAGCCCCAGTTTAGCATCCGGATTATCACACCAAAGTTGAGATTTTAACGCATTATCGACAATGAGCATTTTTTGCGAATCAATCACTGTTTTACACATTAAGTTGCCGTTTAACGATTCAGCATCACCAACGTGAAGAGGATTTTTGGGGTGCCTATTAGTGACACAGACATCAATGGTTTCAGGCTGTAAGCGCATAATAAGTGATGTCGGTATCGAGGCAACATTAGCAATATGTTCAATCAGTCCTTGCCAGTTTTCTAGCATTTCAATAGGGATATCAAGATCGCTATAATTCTCACTTTCCATGTTCACGTAGACTCTTTCAATATTATTAAAACACAACACACTATTACATTTCATTTTACTATCTAATTAACTACTAAATCAAAGTATTACACTAATTTAATAGTAATAAGTAGACATAGTTTCCAGTATGATTAAAAAAGAAAACGAATTAATATTCACCTTTATAATACTTTAGAGTTTCATACTGACGGTACATATCGCCTACATGTTGTCTGTATAGCGACGAAAATTTGATAAATATACCATACTGTAATTAACAGCATAAAATGGAGGAATACGATGAAAAGGATTTTAATTGCAGGCGCGCTAGTGGCGGTTGCGGCAACTGCCGGTTACCTCGTCACACAGAGTTCGACTGAAAGTACAGCAGAGAATGCAGGTGACAATTCAGATAACAATGTAGTAAATAGTGCTGTATTAAATTATATACCGGAAAATACACCTATATTTTCAGGTCAACTAACCCCCTTCCCGATCAAAGATTACATCAACTCAATAGCAGATACCTACAGTGCATCACCTGATGAGATCATGAGTTCTATATACGCCAGTGAGAGCTATGATCCAAGCAACAGTAAAGCAAATTTTTTCTTAGCCTTGATCCAGCGCTATCTAAGCACAATGCAAGATGCCGATGCATTTATGACAACGTTTGGTCTTGCAGAAGAACTACAAGCTTACTTTTACACCCTCGGCATGATCCCAGTCTTCAAAATCGATGTGATCAACCCAGATGCAATATGGGTGTTACTAGATGAAGCTGAAGCTAAGAGTAGCTTCACGCATGAACAGCGGCAAATAAAACAACGAGATTATCGTGCCTATCAACTTACTGACACAACAGAGACTACACAACTCGAGCTGATTATTAGCCAACATGATAATATTTTGACAATTACTTTTAATAGCGGATTAAATGATCCCATATTATTAGAAAATGCATTAGGACTAACCCCTGTAGAACGATCTTTAGCTGATGCAAACACACTCAACGACCTCATCAAAAAACATCAGTTTACTGAACAATCAATCGGCTACCTAAACCATCAAGCAATGATCCAAGCGATTACCAGTCCTGATGAGAGTTTACTTGGCCAGCATATTGCTAAACTGATGTCCTCACAAAGTGAAGACCCTTTGTTGATATACCAACAGCCCGACTGTAAAGCAGAACTAACAGGTATAGCAAGTAACTGGCCACGTA from Moritella marina ATCC 15381 encodes the following:
- a CDS encoding bifunctional diguanylate cyclase/phosphodiesterase is translated as MESENYSDLDIPIEMLENWQGLIEHIANVASIPTSLIMRLQPETIDVCVTNRHPKNPLHVGDAESLNGNLMCKTVIDSQKMLIVDNALKSQLWCDNPDAKLGLISYCGLPINWPTGKAFGTICMLDNKENGYTDSERQLLILFKNMVENSLTILYQQYVLEEKVKKRTAELEQVNLQLTKALDKYAAAEQIIEQQKYSHDLTGFPNIHELEKQFNANIIASDKPAALVHLRITNLTQIRNNLGLEYSQHITCYIADKLRQLCPVDTYLALLSDDDFAIVYQQGNDDLSNELMVIINNLISGLNEAVSFAGQKVKITRCMGISLYPEHGTNFLELMHNTSVSASECQLHNRDYQVYDASLKAELMDRFQLESQLMHALPNKELSLHYQPLFDVANEKLIGAEALLRWHNPLLGFVGPDQFIPVAEESGMMIEIGYFVLRSAIKQLASWQVSGNDDFFVAVNISPLQLADPILVDTIEALLETHNVKATSLEIEITENVFLGNQDGVLQVLRRIDALGIRIALDDFGTGYSSLSYIHRFPFSTVKIDRSFIANLETSSVNQHLVTAIISMANAFDLKVVAEGIEDKIQANFIENAGGHIYQGYHFGRPVNVDDFTRQYIL